The Bacteroidales bacterium genome window below encodes:
- the ppk1 gene encoding polyphosphate kinase 1: MKNQLIHSNLFVDRELSWLDFNDRVLQEAEDENVPLLERIKFLGIFSNNQDEFFRVRVASLKRIVKYSRKSEYELNKHFHPKLILEEINRRVISQQIQLARIYNHLLLELKKENIFIINEKEVISEKHKEFIKSFFNDKLRTYVFPIIMKNFNSASILRDKSIYLAVLMRDTSNTSNSEYALMEVPSEQLSRFVVLPEIDGKQYVMYIDDIIRYCLPDIFKSFKYDEFTAYTIKFTRDSELDMDSDISKSFMEIMSDSLKQRKSGNPVRFVADRNIPDNMLQYFYNKIGLSKNDSLVQSGRYHNFKDLMSFPDMGKKHLLYQSIQPGISKRLENATSIFDEVKKKDILLSFPHQSFKYLIDLLREASIDPNVKTIRMTIYRIGKNSNVINALINAARNRKKVFVFMELQARFDEENNIKWSTKLQEEGVNVIQSIPGLKVHSKLILIERKEGRKKVYYTNIGTGNFHEETAKLYTDVNIITANQKIGAEVAQVFEMFEASYRNFSFNYLAVSPMGMRPFINKMIEKLIHAAKNGEEAHAVIKLNSIVDEKIAVQIYNATENGVKFDIICRGACILQPSNENINIISIVGRNLEHSRVFLFKYGKNEEVFISSADWMKRNLDRRIEVMSPVLDADAAETLKQILFTHLKDNVKARHVNGDKNNMFVKDDKDAFNSQKEVYKIIEARNDL, encoded by the coding sequence ATGAAAAATCAACTAATTCATAGTAATCTTTTTGTAGATAGAGAGCTAAGCTGGCTTGATTTTAACGATAGAGTTTTACAAGAAGCTGAAGATGAAAACGTTCCTTTATTAGAGCGTATTAAATTCCTTGGTATATTCTCAAATAATCAAGATGAATTTTTTAGAGTTCGCGTTGCATCCTTAAAACGAATTGTAAAATACAGCCGTAAATCTGAATATGAATTAAATAAACATTTTCATCCAAAGTTAATTTTAGAAGAAATTAATCGAAGAGTAATCAGCCAGCAGATTCAACTTGCTCGAATTTACAATCATCTTTTATTAGAATTAAAAAAAGAAAACATATTCATAATCAACGAAAAAGAAGTTATTTCTGAAAAACATAAAGAATTTATCAAATCGTTTTTTAATGATAAACTCAGAACTTATGTTTTTCCAATTATTATGAAAAATTTTAATTCTGCTTCTATACTTAGAGACAAGTCTATATATTTAGCAGTATTAATGCGAGATACAAGCAATACTTCTAATTCAGAATATGCTCTTATGGAAGTTCCTTCTGAACAGCTTTCCAGATTTGTGGTTTTACCAGAAATAGACGGCAAGCAATATGTGATGTACATTGACGATATTATCAGATATTGCCTGCCAGATATTTTTAAAAGTTTCAAATACGACGAATTTACTGCATATACTATAAAATTTACACGCGATTCTGAACTAGACATGGATAGCGATATTTCCAAAAGTTTTATGGAAATAATGTCAGATAGCTTAAAACAAAGGAAATCTGGAAATCCAGTAAGATTTGTTGCTGATAGAAATATACCAGATAATATGTTGCAATATTTCTATAATAAAATCGGATTGAGCAAAAACGACTCTCTTGTGCAAAGCGGAAGATACCACAATTTCAAAGATCTTATGAGCTTTCCCGACATGGGGAAAAAACATCTTCTTTATCAAAGCATACAACCTGGTATATCAAAAAGATTAGAAAATGCAACTAGTATTTTTGACGAAGTAAAGAAAAAAGACATATTACTTTCTTTTCCACATCAATCGTTCAAATACTTAATTGATCTTTTACGCGAAGCATCAATAGACCCAAATGTAAAAACTATAAGAATGACAATATACCGCATTGGAAAAAATTCTAATGTGATAAATGCTCTAATTAATGCTGCTAGAAATAGAAAAAAAGTATTTGTTTTCATGGAATTACAAGCCAGATTTGATGAAGAAAACAACATAAAATGGAGTACAAAGCTACAAGAAGAAGGAGTAAATGTTATTCAAAGTATACCAGGACTTAAAGTTCATTCGAAATTAATTCTAATAGAAAGAAAAGAAGGTCGTAAAAAAGTTTACTATACAAATATTGGAACTGGCAATTTTCATGAAGAAACAGCAAAATTATATACTGATGTAAACATTATTACAGCCAATCAAAAAATTGGAGCAGAAGTTGCGCAAGTTTTTGAAATGTTTGAAGCTAGCTATCGTAATTTTTCTTTCAACTATTTAGCCGTTTCGCCAATGGGAATGCGACCATTTATAAATAAAATGATTGAAAAACTCATTCATGCTGCTAAAAACGGTGAAGAAGCTCATGCAGTAATAAAACTAAATAGTATTGTTGACGAAAAAATAGCTGTTCAAATTTATAATGCTACAGAAAATGGAGTGAAATTTGATATTATTTGCCGCGGAGCTTGCATCTTACAACCAAGTAATGAAAATATCAATATCATCAGCATAGTAGGTAGAAATTTAGAGCATAGTCGAGTTTTCTTATTCAAATATGGAAAAAATGAAGAAGTTTTTATTTCTTCTGCCGACTGGATGAAAAGAAATCTTGACAGACGAATTGAAGTAATGTCGCCAGTTTTAGATGCTGATGCCGCTGAAACTTTAAAGCAAATATTGTTCACACATTTAAAAGATAATGTAAAAGCAAGGCACGTAAATGGTGATAAAAATAATATGTTTGTAAAAGATGACAAAGATGCTTTTAATTCGCAAAAAGAAGTATATAAAATTATAGAAGCAAGAAATGACTTGTAG
- a CDS encoding 4-(cytidine 5'-diphospho)-2-C-methyl-D-erythritol kinase: MITFPLAKINLGLHVLNKRSDGFHNIETIMYPISLFDALEIVDISKKTEIIIFGNSKQEIPTEKNLIYKAWKLLFDKHGIKPVIFNLVKHIPAQAGLGGGSSNAAFALVLLNDFFKLNLSKDVLKKYAAEIGSDCPFFIEPKASLVQGRGEKLSPIDLDLSNYYIAIVKPNKLFDGSGGISTKEAYSIVKPSNDRISLIDIVKKPIEEWKNELVNDFQKPIQNIHKQIEDVINQLYRDGAIYAAMSGSGSACFGLFDKKNINLNFDKNYFLHISRLNSPK, from the coding sequence ATGATTACTTTTCCATTAGCTAAAATTAATTTAGGATTGCATGTGTTAAACAAACGAAGTGATGGATTTCATAACATAGAAACCATTATGTATCCTATTTCTTTATTCGATGCACTTGAAATTGTTGATATAAGCAAAAAAACTGAAATAATTATTTTTGGAAATTCAAAACAAGAAATACCGACAGAAAAAAATCTTATATATAAAGCCTGGAAATTATTGTTTGACAAGCATGGAATTAAGCCCGTAATATTTAATCTTGTAAAGCATATTCCGGCGCAAGCTGGCTTAGGTGGCGGCTCTTCAAATGCAGCATTTGCATTGGTTTTACTAAATGATTTTTTCAAATTAAATCTATCAAAAGATGTTTTGAAAAAATATGCTGCTGAAATTGGTAGCGATTGTCCTTTTTTTATAGAACCAAAAGCTTCTTTGGTTCAAGGTCGTGGTGAAAAACTCTCGCCAATAGATTTGGATTTATCTAATTATTACATTGCAATTGTAAAACCAAATAAATTATTTGATGGGAGCGGTGGCATTTCTACAAAAGAAGCCTATTCTATTGTTAAGCCAAGCAATGATAGGATTTCTTTAATAGACATTGTTAAAAAACCAATTGAAGAATGGAAAAATGAATTAGTTAATGATTTTCAAAAACCAATTCAAAATATTCACAAGCAAATTGAAGATGTAATTAATCAACTTTATAGGGACGGAGCCATTTATGCAGCTATGTCTGGCAGCGGTTCAGCATGTTTTGGGTTGTTTGATAAAAAAAATATTAATTTGAATTTCGATAAAAATTATTTTTTACATATATCTAGGCTTAATAGCCCAAAGTGA
- a CDS encoding M50 family metallopeptidase has translation MIKEEAILFITIALLGFIVCRIPFLGNFFKVLNTLFHEGGHALAAWITNGEVLRIDLFYNTTGTTITKSNNKMGQIIVSLSGYVFASIIPYIFIIFLSKGYILLLHISFLSLSIFLLALAVRNVFGIIWMLLILFVYILILLFKPDYAWIIVYLYTGILLFEGLFSAIEQFYLAVKKPSMAGDATNLSKFTSSPVWFWGFVFLAQAFLFFYLSVKMLF, from the coding sequence TTGATAAAAGAGGAAGCAATATTATTTATAACAATTGCACTGCTAGGATTTATAGTGTGCAGAATTCCTTTTTTAGGAAACTTTTTTAAAGTTTTAAATACATTGTTTCATGAAGGCGGACATGCTTTAGCAGCGTGGATTACAAATGGTGAAGTTTTAAGAATAGATTTATTTTATAACACCACGGGAACAACGATTACCAAAAGTAATAACAAAATGGGACAAATTATAGTTTCATTGTCTGGATATGTTTTTGCTTCGATTATTCCTTATATTTTTATAATTTTCTTATCGAAAGGCTACATACTTCTTTTACATATTTCATTTTTATCATTATCTATATTTCTTCTTGCTTTAGCTGTTAGAAATGTTTTTGGCATAATTTGGATGTTGTTAATATTGTTTGTTTACATTTTAATATTGCTATTCAAACCAGATTATGCTTGGATAATTGTTTATTTATATACAGGAATTTTGCTTTTTGAAGGGCTTTTTTCTGCAATAGAGCAATTTTATCTCGCTGTTAAAAAGCCAAGTATGGCTGGTGATGCAACAAATTTGAGCAAATTTACAAGTTCACCTGTTTGGTTTTGGGGATTTGTTTTTTTAGCACAGGCATTTTTGTTTTTTTATTTATCAGTTAAAATGCTATTTTAG
- a CDS encoding DUF1015 domain-containing protein: MAKLKAFKGLRPPKNIAKQLASRPYDVLNSKEARIEAEGNEYSLLHIIKPEIDLPENVDEHDEAVYQKAKENFEKFRKNSWLVQDEKEHLYIYAQTMNGKTQYGIVGCASVDDYLNNVIKKHELTRKDKEEDRMKHVRITNANMEPVFFSYPAKPELDNLIMDYAKSNTPEYDFVAVDGVGHHFWVIREDDVIKKVIDLFATIPYVYVADGHHRTAAAALVGKEKREKNPGYKGDEEFNHFLAVHFPDDQLTIIDYNRVVKDLNGMSSAELIEKLKENFTVELKGTEIYKPDRLHNFSMYIDGKWYSLTAKAGTYDDNDPIGVLDVTILSNLVLDKLLGIKDLRTDNRIDFVGGIRGLGELVKRVDSGEMKVAFALYPVTMKQLINIADTNNIMPPKTTWFEPKLRSGLVVHLLD; encoded by the coding sequence ATGGCTAAGTTAAAAGCTTTCAAAGGGCTACGCCCACCAAAAAATATCGCAAAACAACTTGCTTCACGTCCTTACGATGTGTTAAATTCCAAAGAAGCTAGAATTGAAGCAGAAGGTAATGAATATTCTCTTTTACACATTATTAAACCAGAAATAGATTTGCCAGAAAATGTTGACGAACATGATGAAGCTGTTTATCAAAAAGCAAAAGAAAATTTTGAAAAATTCAGAAAAAATTCATGGCTTGTTCAAGATGAAAAAGAGCATTTGTATATTTATGCTCAAACAATGAATGGCAAAACTCAATATGGGATTGTGGGTTGTGCTAGTGTTGATGATTATTTGAATAATGTAATTAAAAAACATGAGCTTACTCGTAAAGATAAAGAAGAAGATAGGATGAAACATGTTCGCATTACCAATGCTAATATGGAACCAGTATTTTTTTCTTATCCTGCAAAGCCAGAGTTGGACAATCTGATAATGGATTATGCAAAATCAAATACTCCTGAATATGACTTTGTTGCTGTTGATGGAGTAGGGCATCACTTTTGGGTTATTCGCGAAGACGATGTGATAAAAAAAGTGATAGACTTGTTTGCAACCATTCCTTATGTATATGTAGCAGATGGTCATCATAGAACTGCTGCGGCTGCTTTGGTTGGTAAAGAAAAACGCGAGAAAAATCCAGGTTATAAAGGCGATGAGGAATTTAATCATTTCTTAGCAGTACATTTCCCAGACGATCAACTTACAATTATTGATTATAACCGTGTTGTAAAAGATTTGAATGGAATGAGTTCCGCTGAATTAATTGAAAAACTAAAAGAGAATTTTACTGTAGAACTAAAAGGTACTGAAATTTACAAACCAGACAGATTGCATAATTTCAGTATGTATATTGATGGTAAATGGTATTCATTAACTGCAAAAGCAGGTACATACGATGATAATGACCCAATTGGAGTTCTTGATGTAACCATCCTTTCAAATTTAGTTTTAGATAAATTGCTCGGTATAAAAGATTTACGCACAGACAATCGTATTGATTTTGTTGGCGGAATTAGAGGATTGGGCGAACTCGTAAAACGCGTTGATAGCGGAGAAATGAAAGTAGCTTTTGCTTTGTATCCTGTAACTATGAAGCAATTAATAAATATTGCTGATACAAATAACATTATGCCTCCTAAAACTACATGGTTTGAACCAAAACTACGTAGTGGATTGGTTGTGCATTTGTTAGATTAA
- a CDS encoding four helix bundle protein, which produces MENKTFNFFRFEDLRVYNKSLDYSIWVNSQLNNINDNAITDQFVRRFAKSALNISVFIADGSGRNKNQFIYCLKMAKSYVRECIVYTTIAERNNYFNEENVETSRTYLIEISKMLGALISSLLRKNVKDEPADNEDQSDMNDSIVFSQDEDDF; this is translated from the coding sequence ATGGAAAATAAAACATTTAATTTTTTTAGATTTGAAGATTTAAGAGTTTATAATAAATCTTTAGATTATTCAATATGGGTTAATTCTCAGTTGAATAATATAAACGACAATGCCATTACAGACCAGTTTGTACGTAGATTTGCGAAATCAGCTTTAAATATATCTGTGTTTATTGCTGATGGTAGCGGAAGAAATAAAAATCAATTTATTTACTGTCTTAAAATGGCTAAATCCTATGTTAGAGAATGTATAGTTTATACAACTATTGCAGAAAGAAATAATTATTTTAATGAGGAAAATGTAGAAACATCGAGAACATATTTGATTGAAATTTCTAAAATGCTTGGGGCTTTAATTTCTTCTTTGCTGAGAAAAAATGTAAAAGACGAACCGGCTGATAATGAAGATCAATCCGATATGAACGATAGTATAGTTTTCTCTCAAGATGAAGACGATTTTTAA
- a CDS encoding 3-phosphoglycerate dehydrogenase: MTKVLIATEKPFAANAVSAIRNVVENAGFELVLLEKYTDKKQFIDAVANVDALIVRSDIVDAEVISNAKNLKIVVRAGAGFDNLDLNACTEKGIVAMNTPGQNSNAVAELAIGMMIYMIRNRFDGTSGTELKEKTLGIHAYGNVGKNLARIAKGLGMKIMAFDPFIDKSVIENDGVVAASSVEELFKNNQYISLHIPATDKTKKSINKALVSLMPKNGVLINTARKEVINEEELISIFEERTDLRYVSDIQPDSASTFIEKFGNRVFFTPKKAGAQTAEANNNAGVAAAEQIVKFIKNGDRTFQLNK; this comes from the coding sequence ATGACTAAAGTTCTTATAGCTACAGAAAAGCCATTTGCAGCAAATGCTGTAAGTGCAATCCGAAATGTTGTGGAAAACGCAGGTTTCGAACTTGTATTGTTAGAAAAATACACTGACAAAAAACAATTTATTGATGCTGTTGCCAATGTGGACGCTCTTATTGTTCGTAGCGACATTGTTGATGCAGAAGTAATAAGTAATGCTAAAAATTTAAAAATAGTTGTTCGTGCTGGTGCAGGATTTGACAATTTAGACTTAAATGCTTGCACTGAAAAAGGTATTGTTGCAATGAATACCCCTGGACAAAATAGCAATGCTGTTGCAGAATTAGCAATAGGAATGATGATCTATATGATTCGCAACCGTTTTGATGGAACAAGTGGCACCGAATTAAAAGAAAAAACACTTGGAATCCATGCTTATGGTAATGTTGGAAAAAATCTTGCTCGCATTGCCAAAGGTTTAGGAATGAAAATAATGGCATTTGACCCATTTATTGACAAAAGTGTTATAGAAAATGACGGTGTTGTTGCAGCTTCTAGTGTTGAAGAGTTGTTTAAAAATAACCAATACATTTCTTTGCACATACCAGCAACTGACAAGACAAAAAAATCTATAAATAAAGCATTGGTTTCGCTTATGCCTAAAAATGGTGTGCTTATTAATACTGCACGTAAAGAAGTTATTAATGAAGAAGAACTCATTAGCATTTTCGAAGAGCGTACAGATTTGAGATATGTGAGTGATATTCAACCTGATAGCGCTAGCACATTTATAGAAAAATTCGGCAATAGAGTTTTCTTTACTCCTAAAAAAGCTGGTGCTCAAACAGCTGAAGCTAATAATAATGCTGGAGTTGCTGCGGCTGAACAAATTGTGAAATTTATTAAAAACGGTGATAGAACATTCCAATTAAACAAGTAA
- the serC gene encoding 3-phosphoserine/phosphohydroxythreonine transaminase, with amino-acid sequence MKKHNFNAGPCVLPKQAIEATIEAMRDFDNTGIGLLEISHRTPGWERVMKETADLWRELLNIPSNYQVLFLGGGASTQFYTVAANLLKTKAAYLQTGVWAKKAIKEAKFFGEVKVVASSEDKNYSYIPKNYEIPTDADYFHITTNNTIYGTELHEDIDSPITLVADMSSDIMSRPVDVSKYGIIYGGAQKNVGPAGVTFVIVREDLLGKMERVLPTMVDYRTHIGEEERNRSMFNTPPVFAVFVMHETLKWVKSIGGVKEMYKRNKEKAALLYNEIDRNKMFVGTAAKEDRSIMNVCFVMNEQYKDKEAAFLEFAKTKGLVGIKGHRSVGGFRASLYNACPKESVEFLVACMQEFEKANA; translated from the coding sequence ATGAAAAAACATAATTTCAACGCTGGACCTTGTGTATTGCCAAAACAAGCAATTGAAGCTACAATAGAAGCAATGAGGGATTTTGATAATACTGGGATTGGACTTTTAGAAATTTCTCACCGCACACCAGGCTGGGAAAGAGTAATGAAAGAAACAGCAGATTTGTGGAGAGAGCTTTTAAATATTCCAAGCAACTATCAAGTACTCTTCTTAGGTGGTGGAGCCAGCACACAATTCTATACTGTTGCAGCAAACTTATTAAAAACAAAAGCTGCATATTTACAAACAGGTGTTTGGGCAAAAAAAGCTATAAAAGAAGCTAAATTTTTTGGTGAAGTAAAAGTTGTAGCATCTTCTGAAGACAAGAACTATTCTTATATCCCAAAAAATTATGAAATACCTACAGATGCAGACTATTTTCATATAACAACAAACAATACAATTTACGGAACAGAATTACACGAAGATATAGATAGCCCTATAACATTGGTTGCAGATATGTCTTCTGATATTATGAGCAGACCTGTTGATGTGTCAAAATATGGAATTATCTATGGCGGTGCACAAAAAAATGTTGGACCTGCTGGCGTTACTTTTGTGATTGTTAGAGAAGACCTTTTAGGAAAAATGGAACGTGTTTTACCAACAATGGTTGACTATCGCACCCATATTGGCGAAGAAGAAAGAAATCGCTCTATGTTTAATACACCACCTGTTTTTGCAGTTTTTGTAATGCACGAAACTCTAAAATGGGTAAAATCAATTGGTGGTGTAAAAGAAATGTATAAGCGAAATAAAGAAAAAGCAGCGTTACTTTATAATGAAATAGACAGAAACAAAATGTTTGTTGGAACTGCTGCAAAAGAAGACCGCTCTATAATGAACGTTTGCTTTGTTATGAATGAACAGTATAAAGATAAAGAAGCAGCTTTCCTAGAATTTGCAAAAACAAAAGGACTTGTAGGCATAAAAGGACACCGCTCTGTTGGTGGATTTAGAGCTTCTTTATATAATGCTTGTCCAAAAGAAAGCGTTGAATTTTTAGTTGCTTGTATGCAAGAATTTGAAAAAGCAAATGCGTAA
- a CDS encoding T9SS type A sorting domain-containing protein, whose amino-acid sequence MRKIASFSLFLLFANIIFAQVTYTHTITSKTWSSFGTQTLSGVSWTASGTPTTGGFFGYEADRGQQFGSKNDPHSKVTLSTSGFNAYTITSIKVSTAGGSSTNGKLSVSVGGTTFSPNSINLTTTNTEYTFTGSASGEVVLSWTQTSSRALYLKKIEVTYTTAALPTVTVNPTSLSGFSYTVGNGPSSEQPFTVSGTNLTDDVILTPDENYEISTSQYSGFTSSLTLTPSSGTLSSTTIYVRLVSDLPAGTYNNKEIVLTSTGATTKKVTCSGIVIGPTIQVTPTSLTGLDYLFGTGPSSPAKTFTVSGSNLTDNIRITAPSAYEISTNSSSGFTNIIDLSQSGGNVAVTTIYVRLKANLVVGTYAQSVSFTSTGAVTKNLSLLGEVYTGPCLDEGFNAGTTAPAGWTFSGITGTYTSSGNYGAASPSVRFDGTGDMITTPTISSATELSFWIKGQGTNAGSALLVEGFTGGGWVTIDNINSLPTTGTIMQYTLSSSPALPANCAQFRFTYTKDIGNLAFDDVHVICTPIPNTITTVSVNTPPFNVTCSNDATGTVTFTSTDAFSLNTYTAQLSDASGSFAFPKNIGSLKSDANSGTINITIPPGTPSGSSYKIRVISSNPPVMGTVSAPFAITLNGGPCSCYEIECILVDACDPVGNEGANEMFRFSVGANSINTSDIVITWPSNPWLGVCQNAQTDSIVATINATITPPGQILQPVGGVIPAGATVMFFTSTDFEYEYFDFSALNYTLYAVFQCAGNTAGHFRNYYAGSGNKYRTLTFTTGGTCGVESVTYRTDSIYNGNGAIVYFDVDGNATYSKDGQCSSVPILDPLPIELLYFKSLCNENKISFYWATAAEINNDYFTIEAIFKNGEIMPIAKVFGVGNSNNLIEYNATADNYGADHFRLKQTDFDGKTSYSDIIFRNCVEEDNTIVFPTFINEGEFFNISGEINSAVVFDATGRVVNVEVIDNKIYDLKAGFYYLVLNNKTFKLIVN is encoded by the coding sequence ATGAGAAAAATAGCTTCATTTTCTCTATTTCTTTTGTTTGCAAATATAATTTTTGCACAAGTAACTTATACTCATACCATTACATCTAAGACATGGAGTTCTTTTGGAACTCAGACTTTGAGCGGAGTAAGTTGGACTGCTTCTGGAACTCCTACAACTGGTGGTTTTTTTGGTTATGAGGCTGACAGAGGGCAGCAATTTGGTTCTAAAAACGACCCTCATTCAAAAGTGACACTTAGTACATCAGGTTTTAATGCATATACTATTACATCTATAAAAGTTAGCACAGCAGGAGGATCAAGTACAAATGGCAAATTATCAGTATCTGTAGGAGGCACTACTTTTTCCCCAAATTCAATTAATTTAACAACAACTAATACAGAATATACATTTACTGGTTCAGCATCAGGAGAAGTGGTTCTTTCATGGACACAGACTTCATCTAGAGCATTGTATTTGAAAAAAATAGAGGTTACTTACACAACAGCAGCTTTACCTACAGTAACTGTAAATCCAACTTCGCTATCTGGTTTTAGCTATACTGTTGGAAATGGACCAAGTTCTGAGCAACCTTTTACAGTTTCAGGCACAAACCTTACAGATGACGTGATTTTAACTCCAGATGAAAATTATGAAATTTCAACATCTCAATATTCAGGATTTACATCATCATTAACATTAACACCAAGTAGTGGAACATTAAGTTCTACCACTATATATGTAAGGTTAGTTAGTGATTTACCCGCTGGTACTTATAATAATAAGGAAATAGTTTTAACATCAACGGGGGCTACTACAAAAAAAGTTACTTGTAGTGGTATTGTCATAGGACCTACGATTCAAGTAACACCAACTTCTTTAACAGGATTAGATTATTTATTTGGAACCGGACCTAGTAGTCCCGCGAAAACTTTTACAGTTTCAGGCTCCAATTTAACGGATAATATTAGAATTACAGCCCCAAGTGCTTATGAAATATCTACTAATTCGAGTAGTGGATTTACAAATATTATTGATTTGTCTCAATCTGGAGGTAATGTTGCTGTTACAACTATTTATGTGAGATTGAAAGCTAATCTAGTGGTTGGTACTTATGCTCAAAGTGTTTCATTTACTTCAACTGGGGCAGTTACGAAAAATTTAAGTTTATTAGGCGAAGTTTATACGGGTCCTTGTCTTGATGAAGGGTTTAATGCTGGAACTACTGCCCCTGCAGGGTGGACTTTTTCAGGTATAACAGGAACTTATACATCTTCTGGGAATTATGGAGCAGCATCGCCATCTGTAAGATTTGATGGGACTGGAGATATGATTACAACTCCAACTATATCAAGTGCAACAGAGCTTAGCTTTTGGATAAAAGGACAAGGTACAAATGCTGGATCTGCATTGTTGGTAGAAGGTTTTACAGGTGGAGGATGGGTTACAATAGACAACATAAATTCTCTTCCAACAACAGGAACAATAATGCAATATACTCTTTCTTCTTCACCAGCTTTACCTGCAAATTGTGCACAATTTAGATTTACATATACAAAAGATATAGGAAATTTAGCTTTTGATGATGTACATGTTATATGCACTCCTATCCCAAATACAATAACTACTGTTTCTGTAAATACACCGCCATTTAATGTTACCTGTAGCAATGATGCAACTGGAACAGTAACATTTACATCTACAGATGCTTTTTCTCTAAATACTTATACAGCACAATTATCTGATGCTTCAGGTAGTTTTGCATTTCCTAAAAATATAGGCTCGTTAAAAAGTGATGCTAATTCAGGAACAATAAATATTACAATTCCACCTGGGACACCTAGTGGATCTTCATATAAGATTAGAGTTATTAGTAGTAATCCGCCTGTAATGGGAACAGTTTCTGCTCCATTTGCAATTACTTTAAATGGAGGACCTTGCTCTTGCTATGAAATAGAATGTATTTTAGTTGATGCTTGTGATCCAGTTGGTAATGAAGGAGCAAATGAAATGTTTAGATTTTCTGTTGGAGCTAATAGTATTAATACAAGTGACATTGTAATAACTTGGCCATCAAATCCATGGTTAGGTGTTTGTCAAAATGCACAAACAGATTCTATTGTCGCAACTATAAATGCTACAATTACGCCTCCCGGACAAATTCTTCAACCTGTTGGTGGAGTTATTCCCGCAGGCGCTACAGTAATGTTTTTTACTAGTACTGATTTTGAATATGAATATTTTGATTTCTCAGCACTTAATTATACATTGTATGCTGTTTTTCAATGTGCAGGAAACACTGCAGGACATTTTAGAAATTACTATGCAGGTAGTGGCAATAAGTATAGGACTTTAACTTTTACTACTGGAGGAACTTGTGGTGTTGAAAGTGTAACTTATCGAACAGATTCCATATATAATGGAAATGGAGCAATAGTATATTTTGATGTTGATGGAAATGCAACCTATTCGAAAGATGGACAATGCTCTTCGGTGCCTATTTTAGATCCATTGCCAATAGAATTGCTCTATTTTAAATCGCTTTGCAATGAAAATAAAATATCTTTCTATTGGGCTACTGCCGCAGAAATAAATAATGATTATTTTACAATTGAAGCAATTTTTAAAAATGGTGAAATTATGCCTATAGCAAAAGTGTTTGGAGTAGGAAATTCAAATAATTTAATAGAATATAATGCAACAGCAGATAACTATGGAGCCGATCATTTCAGACTAAAACAAACCGACTTTGATGGTAAAACTTCATATTCAGATATTATTTTTAGAAATTGCGTAGAAGAAGATAATACTATTGTATTTCCTACCTTTATAAATGAAGGTGAATTCTTTAATATAAGTGGGGAAATAAATAGTGCTGTTGTTTTTGATGCAACTGGAAGAGTTGTAAATGTTGAAGTAATAGACAATAAAATATATGATCTTAAAGCAGGATTTTATTATCTTGTTCTAAACAATAAAACTTTCAAGTTAATTGTAAACTAA